The window ggagtaaagggaagtgaaatggacggccaagattcgaccacgtaggcttgatgcccatccaaaggctgctgagattttggtgtgatatggacgagatagatgcttgcgcgtgggatttgattggttagatgcataattcttgatgcactggcgctacactatatcaaggtatgttattgtgtttcgcgcgtgtatagaaagtataaaaaggattccgatcttaatgatctcatgaaatctgattaaagccaacatggaagattcggatccaacggtcaatatgcattttacttttgtgagtgggagacaagctcccttaaaatccggaaaagcaaccaatcatagatcgacaacacttctgacgatgtcagcggctacgtcatgatgacgtcatcgagattcaaatctaacggtttggatctgttgtccgttggtttaatcggacggcttggattataagatctcttatatgagatctacggtcagatttcgcccctgttgcgctcgccgccggtgtagcctacgccacccgtacgaagattccatttcgggctatctcattgctccaacttcaaaaggtcataactCTTTCATTTTAAGtcagatttgggtgaaccaagttgcagcttcttcgttttttcaagccctacaccatggaggcaagaaaaatgggttttgagtgaaagaaagctacggttttggtaggagaagcttccccctctttgttggtccttgaatgaacatacattcttgatgataaatgttcttaggccattaaaggaggtaaaataggtggttgaagtgtgttaatggtagattaactcaaagccaaggaagaagagaagaaagcaaggatgtgcttgctttgaagagcaagaagccaaggagagagaaggtgtgagcaccaaacttgtcagtacaagtttccagtcatcccaggcaatcggttgtgagattctctaaccctggattttacattacatgtatgtatgtatgttagggttagttgtggatgaatgtatacatgctaggttagttgtggatgaactgtaagcatgctagctagttgtggatgcatatactaggcagagcttgactgtagggcattgatataagcccaatttaattgtattatttattgtgtgcttagtgggtgctaagcaccgggagtgggtgctcccgtgtagtgggtgctacacattgtatcggcactacgagtgccatctcagcttcggcttgagaaaattgggtgtgggtgctcccgactgtgggtgcagtcaaaagtagtgtattgagtaggtacgaagcctttacaggcactactccggggatgtaggcaaattgccgaacctcgtaaaaaccctgtgttgtgggtgcttgttgtttgcatttgatattgaagtgcgtggaatgtggaatgggtgtgcatacttggaagtgcctatgagaggctgagtgtgcatacgactgtgtgcactacgactgtgtgcaaacagggacaggtatatcaggtttttaggtatcagaattgaactcactgattcaccccccctctcagtgactgccgggttacaacacgTTGGGCCTTAGGTATACAAGCTACGCTGCATGCAGGAGCCAGCCAGTGCCGGTACGGGTCCCAGGCCACACTggctaacccctaaaaggtAACCCTGTATCATAATTATATTCACAGGCATATAGTACATCGTATCCTGTTTCACATCCTTAACTGATACCCCACAACTCATCAcaagtgcactgctgatcaggcagccacataATTCTGGATTAGTccatacctaaccccctacggacaaggggtgtagcacttggggttgtgatacctaacccagcattctaaatgatgcacaaccaatcaTTTCAATCACACATGTAAACATGGGCACCTACATGTGACCCACCTCACCCGCCTTACCTTTCTCATTTCCATTCCGTCCCATTCCATCACAATAgtaccatcaaagaataaatgcaggtaaatgtaaatgcacatacacaagtAATTTAATGCATAAACAAGATTaaacaaacacaccaaaagaatggggattgagaagggcacccactcaccttggtattCAATTTTGGCAAGTTCACTTCTTGGATACAAGAAAAGTGCCACACTGTCACTTATGTTCCCTATTCAAcagatatttaaatcattaggtaaATCACAAATTCCTACATTTTATTCACTTACTTTAAGTATAGCATTCCTATACCCAACCTATAGAGGTCTTTGTCTGTTCCTTCCTATATACATAATGATTCCTTGATTTCTTACACCTTTTCTATAGTAGAATTAGATATAGAGAATCACTAATAGATCCTCATTGGATGAAGGGGTTTCATCCATACTTACAGTCCTCGAGGTCATATGAAATTCCAAACATTGGATCCTATAGTCATGGGTTATGtttctcattaattcttataTAAACAAATTCAAACTTATGTCCAAAGGTTTAGTAACCTGTTACACAGCCCATCTGGCTTCAGGAACCCAAATCGGTGGGTTACCTGCGTCAAAACCGGTACCATGTTTGCTGTAATGCCCGAATTgcatccatttttcattttgaatttccaATACTTATCTTAGGTCAGTAAGAAAAAATGTTAAATGCCAAGttgacccaattttgggtttcaatttattacaTCCATAAGTAATATAGTCTAATTCTACAGGCATAGTGTAGGAATTTAAAGAGAATTGCAGAATTAGAGTATTTCTCATGCTTTGGCCATCAATTTGAGATGAACATTTATAAGTACTAACCTAACCTAATTAATTCAGCCCCTATTGCATAATTTCAGCTTGAATAAAATTatgtttctagggttttggcagAATTTCCACTAAATCAACCCTATTCTAGCCCTTATTGCATAATCCCTACTGAAAAAGAAGTAGTCCAGGGTTTAGCAgggataatgtttttttttaccaattggGTCCCCAATAGCCCATAGAAATTAGGACTTTTTTCACTGGGCAGCTATTCTACTTATAGGGATTCCCTGGCAGTTAACAATTgggtaaaaccctaaccctagctgCCCAATCTACATGAAATTACCTAATTAACCTTACTGCAGTAGTAAGTTCACTTACCTGGGTGCAGAGTTGATCTAAGAGCAGCCGAGGTGAATGAGTTCCCTcctcacttctctttcttcctcttcttccttttctttccttcttcttcttctcctttctttctttttctccttactGTTACAGCAGTCACGTTTGATGCAATCTCAGCCCATTATCCCTTATATATAAGGCAGCcccaagggtctgtttggctggcCCTCTTCAAGTATTgctaaggtctgtttggttgcCCTCTTAAATCCTTCTAACTAAGGTTTGTTTAGCTGTCTTCTTAAGTTGGCTGCCCTATTTTATTTCCATATAAATTACATACAtactatttatatatatatataatacctaGTAGTCTATAAATTCATTTCCTCTAAAGTATGCATTTCATGCCTCTTTTAAGTCTCTTCctataggggtataatgggaatttTGCACAACATAGGTGGGCTCCACAgtgtaaaaacccaaaaattacatTCTGCTAGGTAAAATTGGCTGGCCAGTTTTGGACCTACCAGTgtgggtgcgatcataccagcgCTAATGCACCAAATCCCATAAAACTCCGTAGTTAAGCATGCTTGGGTGAGAGTAGTAttaggatgggtgaccccctgggaagtcctcatgtcacattttttttcctactattCTTGGTCTTGTACTTAAACTTACCTCTTTGTCCACCCCTCCTTATGAGTTCCCCAATGATATTGGCAAGCTGAACAGGAGCAGGTGGGGTCACTTCTGCTTTCTTGGCACTCCACAACTGCCAACATTGGCTTcctctgctctttcttcttgcctgtccacaagtaggggtataaatatcagattagggtgttacacTTCTAAGGATTCCAATCCCTCAAGGCAGCCAATCTGTAGTCGCATTGTGATGTCACACATACTTAAATGCTCTAACTTCTTCAATTTCAATAAGTTTGGTAATCTTATGATTGATTCACAGTTTTGGAGGTCAAATTTTGTCAAAGACTCCAAATTCTCAAGACCCTCAATCTCTGATAACATCCAACAGTAATGGATATCTaatatcttcaattttttgGGGAGTTGTATCCTTCTCAATGATCTGCAATGTGATATAGATAGTTCCTCCAAGGAGTCCAAGTCCTCAAGACTCTCAATCTCAGATAACAAATGACACTTATGGATTTTCATGCACACAAGATTTTTTGAGTCTAACAAATTTGGAATTATTCTTAATAAATGGCACTCCTCTATGATCAAATTTTGGAGGGAGTATAATCCATCAAGGCCTTCAATTTCAGATAAGTAAACTTCATTACTGAAAAGATAAGTCCTCATACCAAAAAATAACCCCCTTAAGTTTTTTGAGCCCCGAAGTTTCGGCAATTTTCTCAATGAGACACAGTAATCTATCTCAAACTGTTGCAAGGAATCTAATCCCTCAAGGCTTTCAATTTTTGCTAGCTTGTAGCATTTATTAAGACATAATTTCTCTAAATTTCTCATGCCCATGAAAGCTGATGATATTTCTCTTAGATTTTCACAATCATTCGCCATTAGGCTTTTCAGACATTAGGCTTTTCAGACCTGAAGGAAGACATGGGATGTATTGGAGGTCACGGCAGTTATTTAAACTGAGTGACTTCAGCCTTGTAAGAGCATTGATTGTAGTTGGTATCTCCACCAACTTACTACAAAAATCAAGGCACAACACCTCTAAATTTGTTAGGTTTGAGAGTGTTGGGAATGATTTCATTTTGCATCCTGAAGCATTCAAATATTCCAAACTTGAAAGCTCTGGGAGAAGCATTAGATTGCAGAAGGACACATCCAATTTGACTAACCTCATAAGATGACCGATAAATGTGTTAATTGTAGCCAATTGCCAACAGTCTTTAAGAACCAATACCTCGAAAGAAAGATTTGCTGAAAAGTTCGGAGTTTGGGATAGTTTTTTACACCCACTTAGGTATAGAACTTTCAGATTTTCTGCCACCTGCATAACCGAACAACAACTTATCAGATTCTACTTGATGTTTAAAAGTATTCTATGGTTGAATcgcaagaaagaaaagagaaagttcATAGAGACCTTGATATAGTTCCAGCCCATCCATCTTTCTGTGATATCACCATGTGATAGATCAAGAACACATAATTTCCTTAGATTGGTTGGTGTAAAATTCATAGGGCAACTTTTTCAACTAAGCCATCTTAATTCTGGAAAAGAATGCACGAATTTTCCAGCAACCTCGGCATAATCAACCAGAAGTAACCTTAGTTTAGTCATTGAAGCAAATCCTTCAATCATCAAACATTGGTTATTTTCACAACTATTGAAGTATAATCAGAGTTCCTCAAAATTCTCAGTTCCCTGTAAAACAAAGAACCTTAAATAAGTATGGAaggttattttttttcttgattaagAATGGAAGATTATCATGTTGAACCAAAACTTACCGAAAAAGGAAATATTCCTTCATTCATCAAACATATGATATTTGCCCAACTACGGAAGTTAATATAGAGTCCCTCAACTTTCCTAGTTCCCTGCATAACAAAGAACCTTAAATAAGTATGGACCCACTCATCCACCCATGTCTAATTTTTGGTTTGTCAAACTTATCATTGTAATGACTAATTTGTTTGGCTGAAAATATAGCTACCTTATCTTCAAACATCAGTAAAGACTGGAAACAAAAATTTAAGTGTACTAATCATATACCAAGAACGAAGTCAACTAACCATTTTAGTACTTAGTTCTTCCCGTGCCTCATGCGAACACAACCTACTGCGTTTCCCAAGCTCCTTAAGGCTTTCTTGATGAATAATTTCCCTTCCGAGATCTCTTAGCTGATCATGCATCCTTAACTCATTTTTTTCACCAATCTTAATCAATGACTTCAAACGAAGATTTTCAATTCCTGCTTCTGGGAAAAATTCACTGCACACGCAATATTCTTATccattccaataaaaaaaaaagcaatatcaAGAAACATTTCTTGCTCTTCATAATTTAATCCATCATAACTTATTCTCAACTTATTTTGCACTTCatcattttgaattttcttcaacttcttcacTGTGCCTTTCCATATTAATTCATCTTTGCAAACTAAATATGAACCTAAAACCTCAAGCGCCAAAGGAAGTCCTCCAGTAGTTTTTACCACATTTTTTGATAGAACCAAATATTGTTCTGGAGGTCGGTCCATTTTGAAGGTATGTTTGCTaaatagttgaagagattgATCTGAATCCATTTCTTTGGGCTCGTAAGTTTTGTTTACTTCAAGAACATCTAAGATATGTTTGTCCCTGGTTGTAATAATAATCTTACTTCCAGTACCAAACCAATCACGTTTCCCAATTATTGTTTCTAAATATGTACTTtgatccacatcatcaagaacaatAAGAACTTTCATCTTGGATAATATATCCTTGATCAGATTAATTCCTTGTTCAATGCTACCAACGTTTGGATTCTCTAGGTTCAAGATATTAGAGAGAAGTTGACTTTGCAAATGGACAACTGTTGCCCTTGTTGGGAAAGTTTCTCGAATATCTGCTATaaaacaacatccttcaaagtGATGATAAACTTTATTGTACAATTGTTGTTTTACCAATGCCACCTAAGCCATGGATACCCACAATCTATATATCATTAGATCCAATGTTCAACAACTTCATTTCTTTTACATGAGAATGGATTCCAACTAAATTGTCAGAAACAATCAAGGGGCTCTTTCTCAATTCATTCCAAACTTTTTTAACAATTAATTTTATTAACTTCCCTTCATGCCTGtaaaattcaaacaagaaagaaaatagatgagCTGCATCatgagtttaaaaaaaaattaagaattagacAAGGATGAAGATGACGTGAATTATGAGAACTAAAGTAGATTAACTTAGCACCAAAAGTAAATAAATTGATAAATAGATCGATGGCATTTATTGCATTTTCCTATTAATTCTCACCTTAAATCTTAAAAATTTAAGCAAATAGAGATTGTACAAAACATTTCGTTTGGTGAAAGAGTAGTAGTTAAAAGGGCCAAGGCAGGGGGAGGAGTGAAGAACTACAAAGATTAACATTTTTATGGCCCCAAACACAATAAGTTGTTCTTCCTTATTAGGAATGACTATTATAATGCAGACAGAATTTCTACCGAGAAGAATACATTAAAAAACATTCTATGCGATTATATTATAAGAAAACCTTTTTAAATATTGAAAGTTAATCCCAAAAAGATGTCTTTATTATTGACAAATTTCAATGGCAAGTTCTTaatctctctcaaaaaaaaaaaaaaaaaaaaaaaaaaaaaaaaaaagtaagttgggataaggctgagtttgttgtttgtttttaaaaaaagaagGTCAAGTAAATGTTGGACTTGTTAAAATAGGCCCAAATCGAGATCAACTAATCTAATCCCTattcttgaaaccatgcttaaaacctgattttctaAAATTACCATTTTGAATATTTCAACACAAAACAACAATCTCATAAATTATTATACACTAATATActacatccttttttttttttttttttttacccccaAAGGGGTTAGGTCTTACAGGACCgacacctcacaattaagaggtcatgtaGTTCAGCCTCCCCAATTAGAGCCCTCCTTGGGGCTCTACTATCATatgattgtgtgtgtgtgtgtgtgtgtgtgtgtgtgtgtgaaagaaAGAACGTACTTGACAGGATGTACTTGTGCCTAGACACAACAGGTGTGAAAAGATTGTTGCCCCACACTAAAGATGCTTGTGCACCCCCTCCCATTGGTTGCACCTGCTGACATGTACCTGCACTGTCAGTAAGTGTTCTactacctatatatatatatatatatatgatatatatgggagaaagaaccctgcCAATCTCATGTAAGCAACACTAGCACACGGAGCCAACGGGAGAGTGCGTGAGAGCATTTTTATGGCACAGGGTGGGGGGCAGCATGTTCTTTTCGTGTCCACCTACATCTGGGCATAGGCAACACCAGACTGAcaggatatatatatacactataGTCATGTGAAGTGCCATATATGCACAACGGCCCCACACACTAAGATATGTTCCCCTTTGGAAGGTAGAAGGGCCACTACCTTCCAAAGCGAACAATATCTTGGAATGCGGGGCATACACATCAtcggtatcagagccaaagatGAGAATAGCAGTGTGAATGTAAAACCACGGATTAATCCTACATTGCCGAGCCATAGAATGCGCATATAAGTAACGATAACAAGGCATGTTTTAAAGTCCAGCAGTAGCTCACCTGCCTGTCAAAACagctaaattaagaaaaaaaatatctttgtgTTGGACTTAGCCATCAGCAATCTTCTCTATCTCCCATCCTTTCAATCCACCCACTTCTATCAGAGCCTTCTTCCACCCCTCTACAGTCTCCTGATCGAATTTCTTCTCACGGTCTCGAAAAGCTTCCTGATAGCTACCAGTCTGATTTCGGACATCCGATTGATCTACATGGTAGAAAACGCGCATCACAGTTATTTGTCTCTGGCCCACCTTTTTCCTGCACTCCACAATCTCCTCAAGTTCACGGAGGCACCATCTGCTGGAAGCATAGTTTTTTGAGAAGATGGGTATGACGATTTTGGACTGGTGGATCACAGATCGAAGCGCCGGACTGATATTTTCTCCGATTGGTAGTTCATCGTTGTCTCTAAACGTATGGATTCCACGATTACAGAGAGCGTTGTAGAGGTGGTCGGTAGAGGTGGTGCGAGTGTCTTCACCCCTAAAGCTCAGGAACACCTCGTATTCCCACCCAGAAGAAGAGGAATCGGGCTCGCGATCATCTTATGTGGCAGAAGATGAtgcgtctttctttccctcTACAGAAGCGGCAGTTCTTTTGCTGTTGAAGAATTTCTTTAGAAGAATAAGGATGAGAATCAATCCTACAAACCAAAAAGTAAGCATTTTTCCCTCCCTTTTTCAAGATGACTATGAGATTTAAGAGCAAAAGTTGATTTGACCAGTTGTTCTCAGGAGTCGGAACAGGAGATATTTGAAATAGCTTGAAACTGTAACAAAGTCAGAGTAAGAGGACGTTTCCATTGAGTGAGGTTTTTTGAAAGTCAACTTGAAATAACAAGCCATATaacattacaacttacaaggtGAAAAGGAGGGGGTATCTTGGGTATTGTCaaataaggaaaattttaaggaagaagaaagaaggatgaAAAGAGTGTGGATCATATTCGCGTATGAGAAACATTTTCGTATGGTTTTGTTCACACCGATGAAATCCACCATAGGGTATCATAATGATTCTCGTACGAGAATCTGATCTGCTCTCGGATAAAAGTATACTTATTTTTGAGAATTTGAAGCAAATTAAGTTTAAGATAGAGAAGTTATAGTATTTTCAGAGTGTGAATCACGTTcttgtacgagaaccattcttgtatGGGCTGATTCACACATATGGAATCCACCACAGAGTTGGCTGTTTGGGTAGATTCTATCTGTGCGGATCAGCCTTATACGAAAATGGACTTGATCCGCTCTCACTTTTTTTAGGacaattactatcactccctcATACTCAACCTATATTTACTTAAAGTCCCCTACAAAACAACTTTTggcctctctttctcccttagTATTTTAAAAACCCTAGATTACCCCTATTATTCTCCTTTGTCCTATGTACTTTTCTTCCAACAGCCAACCGCcgcccccaccaccaccaccaccaccaccaccacctaccTTCCCTCTGTAATCGTTTTGAACCTCAGCAATCCTAGATTGGCACCGGTAAGGAACTTATTCATTAAAAAGACTTCATGGACTTAATGAATCTTTTAATTGTTTTATAAATGGGAAGTTTGCCTTTCAAACCAGTATGGGATCTTTTTGTAATCAGTAAGACCTAATGATCCTTGTGTGGGTACTTGAGGAATCGAGTGTAGGAAGCAGCGACGAGAATCGTCCAAAGCGTGGCTGCAAGTGGGTGTGCCATGACAAAGACAGGTTTCTCTGGTAGTCCACACAAACGTATGTTACAACAGCCAAGCCAAGTCCACTTTTCTTCACCATCAACGCAGCCCATGCTCAGCAGTTTTTTTGTTGCGGAAAAGGGTGGGGAGTGGGTGGAGGAAAAACAGAAGGGGATGGGGCGGGGGTTGTGAGAGGCATGAGAGAGGGAGCCAGGGAGGGGCAGGCGGGGGTGGGGAAGATGTAGAGGGCAAGGTAAGGGGTGGCGGCGGTGGGCTGTCGGAAGAAGAATACGAGGAGAAAGTAGAGTATAAGGTTAGTTTGGGGTTTTTAAAATACCAGCGGAGAAGGAGATGTGGAAATTGTATCGTAAGGGAGTATAgaaaagaagttttttttttttttttttttggtaatggtaTAGAAAAGATGTTGAAAGTAAGGaactttaataaaatatatgtcCAGTATAGTGGAGTGATAGTTATTGCCcctaataaagaagaagaattccGTGATCAATCATGTATCATGCACGACAATGTACAAAACCGTTAGAGAGCATGAGAGTCTACGGTGCACCCTCCTCAACTCCATCAGATGGTTGTATCATGTATATATAGTTGGGTTGTCGTGCACAGAATCTTTTGTCTATAGTAAACATAGATTAAGTGTAGGAGCTAACCGCCCCAATTTGAAACCACAGTTTCATCACAGAGagacaaaaaatattaaattacaaAGACAAAAGTGAAATAGGCAAGAAATTCTCCAGCAACTTCGTTCTTTTCCTCATAATTTAATGATCAATAGTGATTGTCACATTTTAAGTCTATAAGAACTTCCTTTGAAGTTGtacctatttatttattaattaccATTATTTTTTAGTTAGGCCCCAAGTGAAGTTGATCTCATGACTTAACTTTGAGGTGCTGATCTTTGCCAGCTGAATAATCCTCTTGAGTTAAAAGTAAATAACTCCATCACTTACATTAGGCTACATTTATTTGCAAGGAAAAATTAAGGGAAGAgaagtaaaatttttatatttaaaaaagaaacataTGTAAAGAAAAGGAATAATAGGAGAGAGATTTCGAGAGGGAATGGATAGGGTACCAACTTCTGAGAGAAAATATGGTACCCGAGAGGGAGGtttggagagagagatgggggagagagagagtagcagGAAGGTGGAGGG is drawn from Macadamia integrifolia cultivar HAES 741 chromosome 7, SCU_Mint_v3, whole genome shotgun sequence and contains these coding sequences:
- the LOC122084966 gene encoding uncharacterized protein LOC122084966, encoding MANDCENLREISSAFMGMRNLEKLCLNKCYKLAKIESLEGLDSLQQFEIDYCVSLRKLPKLRGSKNLRGLFFGMRTYLFSNEVYLSEIEGLDGLYSLQNLIIEECHLLRIIPNLLDSKNLVCMKIHKCHLLSEIESLEDLDSLEELSISHCRSLRRIQLPKKLKILDIHYCWMLSEIEGLENLESLTKFDLQNCESIIRLPNLLKLKKLEHLSMCDITMRLQIGCLEGLESLEARRKSRGSQCWQLWSAKKAEVTPPAPVQLANIIGELIRRGGQRGNISDSVALFLYPRSELAKIEYQDLSNLTKLQELHIKECKKLTEILGVDRLEILEILSIDGCISIETLPNLSNLKNLKTIIALGCKKLTESQAATCEVQGVVAKYRLPPSLKYRIRGIRSFESPLFQPKKKNSSHVKPSGVVVKQTVGVDREVTSEKLDVCL
- the LOC122084967 gene encoding disease resistance protein L6-like, whose product is MPCYRYLYAHSMARQCRINPWFYIHTAILIFGSDTDDVYAPHSKILFALEDIRETFPTRATVVHLQSQLLSNILNLENPNVGSIEQGINLIKDILSKMKVLIVLDDVDQSTYLETIIGKRDWFGTGSKIIITTRDKHILDVLEVNKTYEPKEMDSDQSLQLFSKHTFKMDRPPEQYLVLSKNVVKTTGGLPLALEVLGSYLVCKDELIWKGTVKKLKKIQNDEVQNKLRISYDGLNYEEQEIEFFPEAGIENLRLKSLIKIGEKNELRMHDQLRDLGREIIHQESLKELGKRSRLCSHEAREELSTKMSLLMFEDKGTRKVEGLYINFRSWANIICLMNEGIFPFSGTENFEEL
- the LOC122084968 gene encoding disease resistance protein L6-like, with product MGCVDGEEKWTWLGCCNIRLCGLPEKPVFVMAHPLAATLWTILVAASYTRFLKIAEVQNDYRGKVGGGGGGGGGGGGGWLLEENFKLFQISPVPTPENNWSNQLLLLNLIVILKKGGKNAYFLVYDREPDSSSSGWEYEVFLSFRGEDTRTTSTDHLYNALCNRGIHTFRDNDELPIGENISPALRSVIHQSKIVIPIFSKNYASSRWCLRELEEIVECRKKVGQRQITVMRVFYHVDQSDVRNQTGSYQEAFRDREKKFDQETVEGWKKALIEVGGLKGWEIEKIADG